A stretch of Methanococcus voltae DNA encodes these proteins:
- a CDS encoding PIN domain-containing protein has product MDKIDKIDNNVDNRVKTELSKYSIILDTNFLIYSFKQGINITYELERVIPVNSEVIILQCVIDELNKLKKELKGKEKLAINLALKLITRYKIVDYSEGKYADEMIVNYVKNHKNCIVGTNDKFLKKTIIELGVPIILIKQQKYYELQGYL; this is encoded by the coding sequence ATGGATAAAATAGATAAAATAGATAATAACGTAGATAACCGTGTTAAAACTGAATTAAGCAAGTATTCTATAATATTGGATACAAATTTTTTAATATATTCGTTTAAGCAAGGTATAAACATAACTTATGAATTGGAAAGAGTAATACCTGTAAATAGTGAAGTAATAATACTACAGTGTGTTATTGACGAATTAAATAAACTTAAGAAGGAATTAAAGGGAAAAGAGAAGTTAGCCATTAATTTAGCTTTAAAATTGATTACTCGCTATAAAATTGTAGATTATTCTGAAGGGAAATACGCCGATGAAATGATAGTTAATTACGTTAAAAATCATAAAAATTGTATTGTGGGGACTAATGACAAATTCTTAAAAAAAACAATTATTGAATTAGGCGTGCCAATTATATTAATTAAACAACAAAAATATTACGAATTACAAGGTTATTTATAA
- a CDS encoding metallophosphoesterase family protein: MRFVHIADTHLSNRQYGLDEREKDIYNSFNQCIDKIIELEPDFVVHSGDLFDRSNPSINAMLTAIKGFEKLKEHKIPIYAIQGNHDMPRDISKGKPFVVLKRVLGNEFFKTFGKENCHNIGDISVCGFDYYPVNKKPVIDEKLEEIEQKINLNQNDGVKKSILLMHQGFNGFLPLDELCEVGIGDIPEVDYIACGHIHKRSLVSYDEDSNHKFKTKSPLLAYSGSTDSLSEKEYYDYEKNGKGFYYVDFDNCDLDKNNIEKINIKCRKFEKIDVDNQIDYNTLVNNLKSYDSKPIAIGKVCEELYEPLKAKLNEHTLFYRLVRKSVEEIDITNVNETSIKQVFEDYVYSKGLDVNFVENVHNKINSEEENYLEYVEDYYNEYVKNNIKNKG, translated from the coding sequence TTGAGATTTGTACATATTGCAGATACGCACTTGAGTAATAGGCAGTACGGACTTGATGAACGGGAAAAAGACATTTATAATTCATTTAATCAGTGTATTGATAAAATAATAGAATTAGAGCCTGATTTTGTTGTACATAGTGGTGATTTATTTGATAGGTCAAATCCATCAATTAATGCGATGTTAACCGCCATTAAGGGCTTTGAAAAGTTAAAAGAGCATAAGATACCCATATATGCGATACAAGGCAATCACGATATGCCCCGAGATATTTCAAAAGGTAAACCTTTTGTAGTTTTAAAAAGAGTGCTTGGAAACGAGTTTTTTAAAACTTTTGGGAAAGAAAACTGCCATAACATTGGAGACATCTCAGTTTGTGGTTTTGATTATTACCCAGTTAATAAAAAACCCGTTATTGATGAAAAACTTGAAGAAATAGAGCAAAAAATAAACTTGAATCAGAATGACGGTGTTAAAAAATCCATTTTATTGATGCACCAAGGTTTTAATGGATTTTTACCGCTTGATGAATTATGCGAGGTTGGTATTGGCGATATTCCAGAAGTAGATTACATTGCTTGCGGTCATATCCATAAAAGAAGTCTTGTATCATACGATGAAGATTCTAACCATAAATTTAAAACAAAAAGTCCACTGTTGGCATATTCTGGCTCTACTGATTCATTGTCTGAAAAAGAATACTACGATTATGAAAAAAATGGAAAAGGATTTTATTACGTTGATTTTGACAACTGCGACCTCGATAAAAATAACATTGAAAAAATAAATATTAAATGCAGAAAATTTGAGAAAATAGATGTAGACAATCAAATTGATTATAATACGCTCGTTAATAATTTAAAAAGCTACGATTCAAAACCTATTGCAATTGGAAAAGTCTGTGAAGAGCTTTACGAACCTTTAAAAGCCAAATTAAATGAACATACATTATTCTATAGATTAGTTAGAAAATCCGTTGAAGAAATAGATATTACAAATGTAAATGAAACCAGTATTAAACAGGTTTTTGAGGATTACGTATACTCAAAAGGCTTAGATGTTAATTTTGTTGAGAATGTACATAATAAAATCAATTCGGAAGAAGAAAACTACCTGGAATACGTGGAAGATTACTATAATGAATATGTTAAAAATAATATCAAAAATAAGGGATAA
- the tfrA gene encoding fumarate reductase (CoM/CoB) subunit TfrA — MRDEKISTKDNYVKTDILIIGGGGAAARACVEASSNAKTTEKDLNITIASKGLFGKSGCTVMAEGGYNAVLNSRDSCEKHYYDTMKGGAFINNSELVKILVENSPKELKNLEKFGCLFDRKNEKNEEYEEYEEYEEDSENNNNQYNSNNPYDRFKTAQRAFGGQSFNRTCYAGDRTGHEIMTGLMEYIGKLENVSIMEEVMALKLIIKENNKDDKNNNENKEIKNNNNNNKICIGAIFLNLITGEIFPIYAKSVILSTGGAGQIYPITSNPVQKVGDGFAMAYDAGLDLMDMEMVQFHPTGVVGKGTLVTEAVRGEGGILYNKNHERFMEKYDAKKMELSTRDVVAKAIYNEILNLDNGVNGGVYLDVSHLDNDVIEKKLETMFKQFMNLGVDIRKEPMLVAPTAHHFMGGIVINNNCKTSINGLFACGEIAGGIHGANRLGGNALADTQVFGAIAGENAVKYALNNETEREDENKLNKIIELELKKVNNEIKLKKECENNYEDEKLNYSKLINELKNIMWTYVSIVRNEKGLYKALAELDILVEKSKNLNVKGLYDVQKYFEFKNMALVSELVIKSALYRKESRGAHYREDYPETYDKCIGNIIINHNELKFIKKD; from the coding sequence ATGAGAGACGAAAAAATAAGTACTAAAGATAATTACGTAAAAACGGATATTTTAATAATCGGTGGAGGAGGGGCTGCGGCACGTGCTTGTGTTGAAGCTTCTTCTAACGCAAAAACAACTGAAAAGGACTTAAATATCACAATAGCATCAAAAGGTTTATTTGGTAAAAGTGGCTGTACAGTTATGGCGGAAGGGGGGTATAACGCTGTTTTAAATTCCCGAGACAGTTGTGAAAAGCACTATTACGACACTATGAAGGGCGGTGCTTTTATAAATAATTCTGAGCTTGTAAAAATTTTAGTGGAAAATTCTCCAAAAGAATTAAAGAATTTAGAAAAGTTTGGTTGCTTATTTGACCGAAAAAATGAGAAAAACGAAGAATACGAAGAATACGAAGAATACGAAGAAGATTCTGAGAATAACAATAATCAATATAATTCCAATAACCCTTATGATAGATTTAAAACAGCTCAGAGGGCTTTTGGTGGTCAGAGCTTCAATAGAACTTGCTATGCAGGCGATAGAACTGGGCACGAAATAATGACTGGTTTAATGGAATATATTGGAAAATTGGAAAATGTATCCATTATGGAAGAAGTAATGGCTTTAAAATTAATTATTAAGGAAAATAATAAAGATGATAAGAATAATAACGAAAATAAAGAAATAAAAAATAATAATAATAATAATAAAATTTGCATTGGTGCAATATTCTTAAATTTGATAACTGGAGAAATTTTCCCGATTTATGCAAAATCTGTCATTCTTTCCACAGGCGGTGCTGGTCAAATATACCCGATTACGTCAAATCCTGTTCAAAAAGTCGGGGACGGCTTTGCTATGGCATATGATGCAGGTTTAGATTTAATGGATATGGAAATGGTTCAATTTCACCCGACTGGGGTTGTAGGGAAAGGTACTCTTGTAACGGAAGCAGTTAGGGGAGAAGGCGGTATATTATACAATAAAAATCACGAGCGATTTATGGAAAAATACGATGCTAAAAAAATGGAACTCTCCACTCGTGATGTTGTAGCTAAAGCTATTTACAATGAAATCTTAAATTTGGATAATGGAGTTAATGGAGGGGTTTATTTAGATGTAAGCCATCTTGATAACGATGTTATAGAAAAGAAACTCGAAACGATGTTCAAACAATTTATGAATTTAGGCGTTGATATTAGGAAAGAACCTATGCTCGTTGCACCCACTGCACACCATTTTATGGGCGGTATTGTAATAAATAACAATTGTAAAACTTCCATTAACGGTTTATTTGCGTGTGGCGAAATTGCAGGAGGTATACACGGTGCAAATAGATTAGGCGGTAATGCACTCGCAGATACTCAAGTTTTTGGTGCTATAGCAGGTGAAAATGCGGTTAAATATGCACTGAACAATGAAACTGAACGTGAAGACGAGAATAAATTAAACAAAATAATAGAATTAGAGTTAAAAAAGGTAAATAACGAAATTAAATTAAAAAAAGAGTGCGAAAATAATTACGAAGACGAAAAATTAAATTATTCTAAATTAATAAATGAATTAAAGAATATTATGTGGACCTATGTTTCAATTGTAAGAAATGAAAAAGGATTATATAAAGCACTCGCTGAATTAGACATATTAGTTGAAAAATCTAAAAATTTAAACGTTAAGGGACTTTATGACGTTCAAAAATATTTCGAATTTAAAAATATGGCTTTAGTATCCGAATTAGTTATAAAATCAGCGTTATATCGTAAGGAAAGTAGGGGTGCACACTATAGGGAAGACTATCCTGAAACTTATGATAAATGTATTGGAAACATAATTATTAATCATAATGAGCTTAAATTTATAAAAAAAGACTAA
- a CDS encoding DUF190 domain-containing protein yields MKFIDCKILRIYLKESDKFEGQNMTQTIIKLLKSRGISGATVFKAQCGYGRRGVSRFDILRLSMNLPVIIECIDYETNFKKVLPELTKVVGENGLITMENIQVVK; encoded by the coding sequence ATGAAATTTATAGATTGCAAAATTTTAAGGATTTATTTAAAAGAAAGTGATAAATTTGAAGGTCAAAACATGACTCAAACAATTATAAAATTGTTAAAAAGTCGTGGTATATCGGGTGCTACAGTATTTAAAGCACAATGTGGATATGGGAGACGTGGAGTATCTCGATTTGACATATTAAGATTATCTATGAATTTACCTGTAATTATAGAGTGTATCGATTATGAAACAAATTTTAAAAAGGTTTTACCAGAATTAACAAAGGTTGTTGGAGAAAATGGGTTAATTACTATGGAAAATATTCAGGTGGTTAAGTAA
- the guaA gene encoding glutamine-hydrolyzing GMP synthase, whose protein sequence is MFNSKMFIEETIEEIKTAINGRKTIIALSGGVDSSVASVLVSKAVGENLLAVFVDTGLMRKNETEEIKKIFQEEMGVNLKVVYAKDMFLKELAGITDPEEKRKIIGRLFIEIFEDVAKENGEEVLIQGTIAPDWIESEGEIKTHHNIALPSGMVLDVVEPIRELYKDEVRQVAVELGLPDNVAFRQPFPGPGLAVRILGEITEEKLEICKEANAIVSEEIEKEGLDKELWQYFAAVLDTKATGVKGDIRDYNWVVALRFVESLDAMTATAPELPFKIIKRISKRITSEIPNVTRVVLDITDKPPATIEFE, encoded by the coding sequence ATGTTTAATTCAAAAATGTTTATAGAAGAAACTATCGAAGAAATAAAAACAGCCATCAACGGGAGAAAAACAATTATTGCATTAAGTGGTGGCGTTGATAGCTCTGTAGCTTCTGTTTTAGTTAGCAAAGCGGTTGGAGAGAACTTATTAGCTGTATTTGTAGATACAGGTTTAATGAGAAAAAACGAAACTGAAGAAATTAAAAAAATTTTCCAGGAAGAAATGGGTGTAAATTTAAAAGTTGTTTATGCAAAAGACATGTTTTTAAAAGAATTAGCTGGAATTACCGACCCTGAAGAAAAAAGAAAAATAATTGGAAGATTATTTATTGAAATATTTGAAGATGTTGCAAAAGAAAACGGCGAAGAAGTCTTAATTCAAGGAACAATTGCTCCAGACTGGATTGAAAGTGAAGGGGAAATTAAAACACACCATAACATTGCTTTACCTTCAGGAATGGTATTAGATGTTGTAGAACCTATCAGAGAATTGTATAAGGACGAAGTTAGGCAAGTTGCTGTTGAATTAGGTTTGCCAGACAACGTTGCTTTCAGACAACCTTTTCCAGGTCCAGGTTTAGCTGTTAGAATACTCGGAGAGATTACCGAGGAAAAATTAGAAATTTGCAAGGAAGCAAATGCTATTGTAAGCGAAGAAATTGAAAAAGAAGGTCTTGACAAAGAATTATGGCAATACTTTGCTGCTGTGCTCGATACAAAAGCTACAGGGGTTAAAGGAGATATTAGGGACTACAACTGGGTTGTAGCACTTAGATTTGTTGAATCATTGGATGCTATGACTGCAACAGCTCCAGAATTACCCTTTAAGATTATTAAAAGAATTAGTAAAAGAATTACCTCTGAAATTCCAAATGTCACACGTGTTGTACTTGATATTACAGATAAACCACCTGCAACCATTGAATTTGAATAA
- the pyrG gene encoding glutamine hydrolyzing CTP synthase — protein MKYIFVTGGVVSSLGKGITSSSIGRLLKARGFKVNMIKIDPYLQIDAGTMSPYEHGEVYVTEDGGETDLDLGNYERFVDLDLLADNNITTGKVYWSVLSKERRGDYLGKTVQVIPHITNEIKERIKTLGSDQDITIIEIGGTVGDIESLPFLEAIRQFKKDIGKENVLYIHVSLLPFIRAAGELKTKPTQHSVKELRGIGLQPDILVCRTEIPMGEKMREKLALFCDVEKEAVVEARDAKTIYEVPLNLEKEGIGKLITEKLNLKNVKPDLNEWRAIVDRIVNPMNEITIGIVGKYIQLKDAYMSITEALIHAGAKNDAKVNIEWINSEELEKEPSKSLAVMVEDGKLDGILIPGGFGDRGVDGKVNAVKFARENNIPFLGICLGMQCAVIEYARNVCGLECANSTEFDEKTPYPVIDYLPEQREITEMGGTMRLGAYEAHLTDGTLAKELYGTDTAWERHRHRYEVNPEFHEVLTNEGLIISGTSPDGKLAEFIELKDHPYFIATQAHPEFKSRFSASHPLFYGLVKAAMNRSYRK, from the coding sequence ATGAAATATATCTTTGTAACTGGCGGTGTAGTTTCTTCACTTGGGAAAGGAATTACCTCTTCATCGATTGGTAGATTGCTAAAAGCAAGAGGCTTCAAAGTGAATATGATAAAAATAGACCCTTATTTACAAATCGATGCAGGTACTATGTCACCTTACGAGCACGGGGAAGTTTATGTAACTGAAGATGGGGGAGAAACAGACCTCGATTTAGGAAATTACGAGAGATTTGTTGACCTTGACCTATTAGCGGATAATAACATAACCACAGGTAAAGTTTACTGGAGCGTACTATCAAAAGAAAGAAGAGGGGACTATCTTGGGAAAACCGTTCAGGTAATACCCCATATTACTAATGAAATTAAAGAAAGGATTAAAACATTAGGTAGTGACCAAGATATTACAATTATTGAAATTGGCGGTACTGTTGGAGATATCGAAAGTTTACCATTTTTAGAAGCAATCAGACAGTTTAAAAAAGATATTGGAAAAGAAAATGTTTTATACATCCACGTTTCATTATTACCATTTATCAGAGCTGCAGGAGAATTAAAAACAAAACCAACACAGCACAGCGTTAAGGAATTACGAGGAATTGGTTTACAGCCTGATATTTTAGTTTGTAGGACTGAAATACCTATGGGCGAAAAAATGAGGGAAAAATTAGCTTTATTCTGCGACGTTGAAAAAGAGGCAGTTGTGGAAGCAAGAGACGCTAAAACAATATATGAAGTACCCCTTAATCTTGAAAAGGAAGGAATTGGTAAATTAATTACTGAAAAATTGAATTTGAAAAACGTTAAACCGGATTTAAACGAATGGAGAGCCATTGTTGATAGAATTGTAAATCCGATGAATGAAATCACAATCGGTATTGTAGGAAAATACATTCAATTGAAAGATGCGTATATGAGCATTACTGAAGCTTTGATACACGCAGGTGCTAAAAACGATGCTAAAGTAAATATTGAATGGATAAACTCCGAAGAATTGGAAAAAGAACCTTCAAAATCATTAGCAGTAATGGTTGAAGATGGAAAATTAGACGGTATATTAATACCTGGTGGCTTTGGAGATAGGGGCGTAGATGGTAAAGTTAACGCCGTTAAATTTGCAAGAGAAAACAATATACCATTTTTAGGTATTTGTTTGGGCATGCAGTGTGCAGTTATCGAATATGCGAGAAATGTTTGCGGTTTAGAATGTGCAAATTCAACGGAATTTGATGAAAAAACACCTTACCCAGTTATAGATTACTTGCCAGAACAGCGTGAAATTACAGAAATGGGCGGTACTATGAGATTGGGCGCTTATGAAGCTCATTTAACTGATGGTACACTTGCAAAAGAACTTTACGGTACAGATACAGCTTGGGAAAGACATAGACATAGATATGAAGTAAACCCTGAATTCCACGAAGTACTTACTAACGAAGGCCTTATAATTTCAGGGACTTCACCAGATGGAAAATTAGCTGAATTTATAGAGCTTAAAGACCATCCGTATTTTATAGCTACACAAGCACATCCTGAGTTTAAATCAAGATTCAGTGCTTCACACCCCTTATTCTATGGATTGGTTAAAGCTGCTATGAATAGAAGTTATAGAAAATAA
- a CDS encoding anaerobic ribonucleoside-triphosphate reductase activating protein, translating into MRISAIVDLSSLDYPKVPSSVVFFSDCNMKCGYCQNYDHMQERMQELTAEQIFNGMDRMFSEAIVISGGEPTLQLDGVKELLIIARENNLKTKLDTNGTNPEAVKELLNENLLDYVAMDVKCGFDNYLKFTNYKNENIENKSEEEFKPINDKFKEKMKQNILKIIKYCKDAGVFIECRTTYIPQEISNTDIEEIAKIVKDADLYAIQQYDNEHACSEEYKEMKPATDDELLNVGKLAKKYHNNVVVRGLAGEIVDLE; encoded by the coding sequence ATGAGAATTTCTGCAATCGTAGACTTATCAAGTTTAGATTATCCAAAAGTACCTTCTTCTGTCGTATTTTTCTCAGACTGTAATATGAAATGTGGTTATTGCCAAAATTATGACCATATGCAAGAGCGGATGCAAGAATTAACCGCAGAGCAAATTTTCAATGGAATGGACAGAATGTTTTCTGAAGCAATTGTAATAAGTGGTGGAGAGCCTACTTTACAATTAGATGGTGTAAAAGAACTTTTAATAATTGCAAGAGAAAACAATTTAAAAACAAAATTAGATACAAACGGAACAAATCCTGAAGCTGTAAAAGAATTACTCAATGAAAATTTACTGGATTATGTTGCAATGGATGTAAAATGTGGTTTTGATAATTATTTGAAATTTACAAACTACAAAAATGAAAATATTGAAAATAAGTCCGAAGAAGAATTTAAACCAATAAATGACAAATTTAAAGAAAAAATGAAGCAAAATATTTTGAAAATCATAAAATACTGTAAAGACGCAGGCGTATTTATAGAATGTAGGACAACCTACATACCTCAAGAAATATCAAATACCGATATCGAAGAAATAGCAAAAATTGTAAAAGATGCCGATTTATATGCAATACAACAATACGACAATGAACACGCTTGTTCTGAGGAATATAAAGAAATGAAGCCTGCAACAGATGATGAACTTTTAAATGTGGGAAAATTAGCTAAGAAATATCATAATAATGTGGTTGTACGTGGTTTAGCTGGCGAAATTGTGGATTTAGAATAA
- a CDS encoding 6-hydroxymethylpterin diphosphokinase MptE-like protein, with translation MDKNTWNSWYHKIMDDLGFNKHNDLKTTELLNNLLKEHPKKSNLNDLKNLIENKEVYVFGAGPSINKHIEKFKKLQKNNPNNINKNNNYVIISADGTTKALLEENIYPDVIITDLDGHMDEIIQSSNNGAIIIVHAHGDNEENVIMYVNQLSNIIGSSQVPDVSNFENILNYGGFTDGDRCIFLANEFKPSKIVLCGMDFGDKITNYSRPNLKNKIEQADEIKIKKLKYAEELTNWLIKNGNCTIEFIK, from the coding sequence TTGGATAAAAACACCTGGAATTCTTGGTATCATAAAATTATGGATGATTTAGGCTTCAATAAACATAATGATTTAAAAACAACGGAATTATTAAATAATTTATTAAAAGAACACCCTAAAAAATCCAATTTAAATGATTTGAAAAATTTAATCGAAAATAAAGAAGTTTACGTGTTTGGTGCAGGGCCTTCAATTAACAAACACATAGAAAAATTCAAAAAATTGCAAAAAAATAACCCGAATAATATAAATAAAAATAATAATTACGTGATTATATCTGCAGATGGTACTACAAAAGCACTTTTGGAGGAAAATATTTACCCTGACGTAATAATTACGGATTTAGATGGTCATATGGACGAAATCATACAATCATCTAACAATGGAGCCATAATTATAGTTCACGCACACGGGGACAATGAAGAAAACGTTATTATGTATGTAAATCAACTTTCAAATATAATAGGCAGTTCTCAAGTTCCAGATGTTTCAAATTTTGAAAATATATTAAATTACGGCGGTTTTACTGATGGAGACCGTTGTATTTTTTTAGCAAATGAATTTAAACCTTCAAAAATAGTACTTTGCGGTATGGATTTCGGAGACAAAATTACAAATTATTCAAGACCTAATTTAAAGAATAAAATTGAGCAAGCCGATGAAATAAAAATTAAAAAATTAAAATATGCTGAGGAATTAACTAATTGGTTAATTAAAAATGGAAATTGTACAATTGAATTTATAAAATAA
- the rimI gene encoding ribosomal protein S18-alanine N-acetyltransferase, with the protein MTINLRTFKESDLNRVLEIEKQSFDYEYPEFLIKSLHSKCPDGFLVAVDESGYVLGYIITVLEWGNAHVVSIAVDKDYRHQGIGNLLLDAIENHFFTVYAVKHVVLEVRFTNTVARMFYYKRGYSDRKILYKYYDDGSDAILMIKKRKGLLKDYPIYINMW; encoded by the coding sequence ATGACAATTAACTTAAGAACTTTTAAAGAATCGGATTTAAATAGGGTTTTGGAAATTGAAAAACAATCGTTTGATTATGAATATCCTGAATTTTTAATAAAGAGTTTACATTCAAAATGTCCAGACGGTTTTTTAGTTGCTGTAGACGAAAGCGGTTATGTTTTAGGCTATATAATCACAGTTTTAGAATGGGGCAATGCTCACGTAGTTTCTATTGCAGTGGATAAAGACTATAGACATCAAGGAATAGGTAATTTGCTTTTAGACGCTATTGAAAATCACTTTTTCACAGTTTACGCAGTGAAACACGTAGTTTTAGAGGTAAGGTTTACAAACACCGTTGCCAGAATGTTTTACTATAAACGAGGCTACAGTGATAGGAAAATTTTATATAAATATTATGATGATGGAAGCGATGCAATTTTAATGATTAAAAAAAGAAAAGGATTACTTAAAGATTACCCTATTTACATAAATATGTGGTAA
- a CDS encoding methyl-coenzyme M reductase glutamine C-methyltransferase yields the protein MPSSKKTEITIYSPNYYTYGAMLIGGILKNEFKNGKVNLINNLNPQNKKILSNSNFIIFSLYSTLHILNQEIKDTINEIKLKSPDTKVFVAGAISAYYEIILNEMTNVDAVIVGEGEYTTPNLIKYFQNTEDTKNSKNSKNINLEDFKEFGGIAYLSKENIKENIQGENLNKISIQEPKMNNSIELDFSDLLIPKDIEKQSIRGANVYIETHRGCLGNCTFCQVPEFFGRDIRSKPLELILKEVKNLKKHGVKRIAISGGTGSLYNFKKSSNRNLFIEMIEKVSSMVGSKNLSVPDMRVDYVDSDILTAVRNNTVGWVFYGIESGSNKLLSDMKKGTNPEKNLNAIKLAKDCGVKVGGSFIVGYPTEREVDYLMTKDFLVDAELDDVFVSSAEPIPKTRLCNKVLETKKEDNPTFKSHKGMYGKLNLTESEARCFDLLLHAEMWRSVPRIPNPQIKKIYLDEAKTQGNDIRNITNLVYEYKDLIYKDFNN from the coding sequence ATGCCAAGTAGTAAAAAAACCGAAATAACAATTTATTCCCCAAATTATTACACTTACGGTGCGATGCTAATCGGCGGAATCTTGAAAAACGAATTTAAAAATGGTAAGGTTAATTTAATAAATAATCTAAATCCCCAAAATAAAAAAATCTTATCAAATTCAAATTTTATAATATTTAGCCTTTATTCTACTCTTCATATATTAAACCAAGAGATAAAGGACACGATAAATGAAATTAAGCTAAAATCTCCCGATACAAAAGTTTTTGTAGCCGGTGCTATTTCTGCATATTATGAAATTATATTAAATGAAATGACAAATGTTGATGCTGTAATTGTGGGTGAAGGTGAATATACAACCCCTAATTTAATTAAATACTTCCAAAATACTGAGGATACAAAAAATTCAAAAAATTCAAAAAATATAAATCTCGAAGATTTTAAAGAATTTGGCGGTATAGCGTATTTATCAAAAGAAAATATAAAAGAAAATATTCAAGGAGAAAATCTCAATAAAATATCTATTCAAGAACCAAAAATGAATAATTCAATAGAATTGGACTTTTCGGACTTGTTAATCCCTAAAGATATTGAAAAACAAAGTATACGTGGAGCAAACGTATATATTGAAACACATCGGGGTTGTTTGGGTAATTGTACATTTTGCCAAGTCCCTGAGTTTTTTGGACGAGATATTAGAAGTAAACCACTTGAATTAATCTTAAAAGAAGTTAAAAACCTTAAAAAGCACGGCGTAAAAAGGATAGCAATTAGTGGTGGTACTGGAAGTTTATACAACTTTAAAAAATCATCTAACAGAAATTTGTTCATAGAAATGATAGAAAAAGTTTCAAGTATGGTGGGGTCAAAAAACTTATCGGTACCTGATATGAGGGTGGATTATGTTGATTCAGACATATTAACAGCTGTAAGAAATAATACTGTAGGTTGGGTATTTTATGGTATAGAAAGTGGCAGTAATAAATTGTTAAGTGATATGAAGAAAGGTACGAACCCAGAAAAGAATTTAAATGCAATAAAGCTTGCAAAAGACTGTGGTGTAAAAGTAGGGGGTAGTTTCATTGTAGGATACCCTACAGAGCGAGAAGTTGATTACTTAATGACTAAAGACTTTTTAGTCGACGCAGAACTAGATGACGTATTTGTAAGCAGTGCAGAACCTATCCCTAAAACCAGATTGTGCAATAAAGTACTGGAAACAAAAAAAGAAGATAATCCTACGTTTAAATCTCATAAAGGAATGTATGGAAAGTTAAATTTAACTGAAAGTGAGGCAAGATGTTTTGATTTGCTATTGCACGCAGAAATGTGGCGTTCAGTTCCAAGAATCCCGAACCCTCAAATCAAAAAGATATATTTGGATGAAGCTAAAACACAGGGTAATGATATTAGAAACATTACAAATTTGGTATATGAATACAAAGATTTAATTTATAAAGATTTTAACAATTAA